The following proteins come from a genomic window of bacterium:
- the murG gene encoding undecaprenyldiphospho-muramoylpentapeptide beta-N-acetylglucosaminyltransferase: protein MTSSQETIKVVIAGGGTGGHLFPGLAAAEAITAAVTRAEITFVGTGRPVEERALAAKPYGYRVLRAPRLERSLHPRNILMPFRFAWALARAARLLGKLKPALVIGTGGYGSAPVVVAARLRRTPTVILEQNIIPGLTNRLLSRVAALACVAFEPSRDWLAAGVKAVVTGNAIRAVRDADDVEGARARLGLEAKRFTVFVFGGSQGAQRLVDATAAALDELVDADIQLVVQTGDDAALEVPAAWRGRLVVRPFFDEIYDCYRAADLVVCRAGGGVAEVLAFGRPMVLVPYPYAAHGHQQRNAAYVEQEGAAVVVEDEDLDGAKLAALILELRNDDARRAAMARASRELGRPDAAQRVAREALALVGVKT from the coding sequence ATGACGTCGAGCCAAGAGACAATTAAGGTAGTTATAGCGGGCGGCGGAACCGGCGGCCACCTCTTCCCGGGGCTGGCCGCGGCGGAAGCGATAACCGCGGCGGTAACTCGGGCCGAAATCACTTTCGTCGGTACCGGGCGGCCGGTGGAGGAGCGGGCGCTGGCCGCGAAGCCGTACGGGTACCGCGTTTTGCGGGCGCCGCGCCTCGAGCGCAGCCTCCACCCGCGGAACATCCTGATGCCCTTCCGGTTCGCTTGGGCCTTGGCGCGGGCGGCGCGGCTGTTGGGTAAACTCAAACCCGCGCTCGTGATAGGGACCGGCGGGTACGGCAGCGCGCCGGTGGTCGTCGCGGCGCGGCTTCGGCGGACGCCGACGGTGATACTGGAGCAGAACATCATACCGGGGTTGACGAACAGGTTGTTGTCGCGGGTCGCGGCCTTGGCGTGCGTGGCGTTCGAGCCGTCTCGCGATTGGCTCGCCGCGGGCGTAAAGGCCGTCGTGACGGGCAACGCGATACGCGCCGTCCGCGACGCCGACGACGTCGAGGGGGCGCGCGCCAGGCTCGGCCTCGAGGCGAAGAGGTTCACCGTTTTCGTGTTCGGCGGCAGCCAGGGCGCGCAGCGTCTCGTGGACGCGACGGCGGCCGCGTTGGACGAACTCGTAGACGCGGATATACAGCTCGTAGTTCAGACGGGCGACGACGCGGCGCTCGAGGTGCCCGCGGCCTGGCGAGGGCGCCTCGTCGTGCGGCCCTTTTTCGACGAGATATACGACTGCTACCGGGCCGCGGATTTGGTGGTGTGCCGCGCCGGCGGCGGCGTGGCGGAGGTCCTGGCCTTCGGGAGGCCGATGGTCCTGGTGCCCTATCCCTATGCCGCCCACGGCCACCAACAACGCAACGCCGCGTACGTAGAGCAAGAGGGTGCGGCCGTCGTCGTCGAAGACGAGGATTTGGACGGCGCCAAACTGGCGGCGCTTATCTTGGAACTCCGGAACGACGACGCCCGCCGGGCGGCGATGGCGCGCGCCAGCCGCGAACTGGGGCGGCCCGACGCGGCGCAGCGAGTCGCGCGCGAGGCGTTGGCCCTTGTAGGTGTCAAGACGTGA